The Lactuca sativa cultivar Salinas chromosome 2, Lsat_Salinas_v11, whole genome shotgun sequence genome includes a window with the following:
- the LOC111883674 gene encoding uncharacterized protein LOC111883674 has product MEGDESKAQSQGQDSQITSQNVQGFEQCVKEILNQIEDDENLSKVIAEFYDSKKSNMTKLVTELSRVHGALVEENIHLIKEVKKNMTKSHSQGQDSQNMPENSSFLFENVEGFQQCVKEILNVIEQDENLPKIGDIKKSKLTAMVTELSRMHMALADEHVHLIKEVSKNTHKSTTPIKTEHVDSSTSTSAQMSKTPEFKTPVGYEFTLDTSGGGFRFSTREGSESSFALSSNPDQLESTKKHLNPPVKFKNDESKVKETKLHDPEPEVSVLRKKISTLEKKQLTLKKKIQDLTDENAILEAEKANAAELKLTVAETNRRYEKMFGVLEASRQQVIKSDEENKNLKNELTNKILGITGRLQTEYDKVEAQNLKLHEEVALGLTEIAKRDEQIIELSTQIDQLKNSHATEEDKWNTDIERLEMELKEKCELVDDLNKKHDALKICTDELKLKLKGVELDSEREVTSKDAV; this is encoded by the exons ATGGAGGGCGACGAATCAAAAGCGCAGTCACAAGGGCAGGATAGTCAGATTACGTCACAAAATGTGCAAG GGTTCGAGCAATGTGTCAAAGAAATCCTTAACCAGATCGAAGATGATGAAAATCTCTCCAAAGTAATAGCCGAATTTTACGACAGCAAGAAGTCGAACATGACAAAACTGGTAACCGAGTTATCGCGTGTGCATGGGGCATTGGTTGAAGAAAATATCCATCTGATTAAAGAAGTCAAGAAGAACATGACAAAATCACACTCACAAGGGCAGGATAGTCAAAATATGCCAGAAAATTCTTCATTCCTTTTCGAAAATGTGGAAG GGTTCCAGCAGTGTGTTAAAGAAATCCTTAACGTGATTGAACAAGATGAAAATTTACCCAAAATTGGCGATATCAAGAAGTCTAAATTGACAGCAATGGTTACAGAGTTATCCCGTATGCACATGGCGTTGGCTGATGAACATGTTCATTTGATTAAAGAAGTGAGCAAGAACACTCATAAATCTACAACACCTATCAAAACAGAGCATGTTGATTCTTCTACTTCAACCTCTGCTCAAATGAGTAAAACACCTGAATTCAAGACACCTGTTGGTTATGAATTTACTCTAGACACTAGTGGAGGTGGTTTTCGTTTTTCAACAAGAGAAGGCTCAGAATCTTCCTTCGCATTATCATCAAATCCCGATCAGTTAGAATCCACCAAGAAGCATCTAAATCCACCAGTCAAGTTCAAGAATGATGAATCGAAAGTGAAAGAAACCAAACTCCATGACCCTGAGCCTGAGGTGTCAGTGTTACGCAAAAAGATTTCAACTCTTGAAAAAAAACAGCTTACTTTGAAGAAAAAGATTCAGGATTTAACAGACGAAAATGCGATTCTTGAAGCTGAGAAAGCTAACGCGGCTGAGCTTAAACTTACGGTTGCTGAGACAAATCGTAGGTATGAAAAAATGTTCGGTGTTTTAGAGGCCTCCAGACAGCAAGTAATAAAATCGGACGAAGAAAATAAAAATCTGAAAAATGAGTTGACTAACAAGATTCTTGGCATAACTGGTCGTTTACAGACGGAATATGATAAAGTAGAAGCTCAGAATCTAAAATTGCATGAGGAAGTAGCGTTAGGCCTAACTGAAATAGCAAAGCGAGATGAACAAATCATAGAACTGAGTACCCAGATTGATCAACTCAAAAATTCTCATGCGACCGAAGAGGATAAATGGAATACTGATATTGAAAGGTTGGAAATGGAACTTAAGGAAAAGTGTGAGTTGGTTGATGATCTGAACAAGAAGCATGATGCACTAAAGATATGTACAGatgaactgaaactgaaactgaaaggTGTGGAATTGGATAGCGAGAGGGAAGTGACGTCTAAAGATGCAGTTTGA